A DNA window from Mucilaginibacter xinganensis contains the following coding sequences:
- a CDS encoding RNA polymerase sigma factor, which yields MSKKRKISLSEEELVLALRNREKIAIEALYDMYSSSLYGVISRIIIDTATAEDVLQETFVKIWHSFSSYSTEKGRLFTWMVNIARNLSIDKIRSKDFKNQNKNQELENNVTSIDEQRSTVYKPELLGIKELVETLKPDQKAILDLVYFKGYTHVEAAEELAVPLGTVKTRLRMAIQQLRKHFN from the coding sequence TTGAGTAAGAAACGAAAAATATCGCTATCAGAAGAGGAATTGGTGCTTGCGCTGAGGAATCGCGAAAAGATTGCTATTGAAGCTCTTTACGATATGTATTCGTCATCGTTGTACGGCGTTATCTCGCGTATAATAATTGATACGGCAACCGCAGAAGATGTACTGCAGGAAACGTTTGTAAAAATCTGGCATTCCTTTTCGAGCTACAGTACCGAAAAAGGCCGTTTATTTACCTGGATGGTGAATATTGCGCGCAATCTCTCCATTGATAAAATCAGATCGAAAGATTTTAAAAACCAGAATAAAAACCAGGAACTGGAAAATAACGTAACTTCCATAGACGAACAGAGAAGCACGGTTTACAAACCTGAACTGTTGGGTATTAAAGAGTTAGTGGAAACGCTAAAGCCGGACCAAAAGGCTATTCTAGACCTGGTATACTTTAAGGGATACACCCATGTAGAGGCTGCCGAAGAATTGGCGGTTCCGCTTGGAACTGTTAAAACAAGGTTAAGGATGGCTATTCAGCAACTCAGGAAACATTTTAATTGA
- the lipA gene encoding lipoyl synthase, with the protein MIDLPVVPANQMQRKPDWLRVRLPVGKEYAHVRGLVDEHKLHTICESGNCPNMGECWGAGTATFMILGNICTRSCSFCAVATGRPLAVDTDEPNRVANSVKLMQVKHCVITSVDRDDLKDGGSIIWAETINAIRRESPDTTLETLLPDFRGIWDNLNRVLETRPEVVSHNLETVRRLTKEVRIQAKYDRSLECLKYISQAGLRTKSGIMLGLSETEDDVLEAMDDLLEAGVQILTLGQYLQPTRSHHPVIDWIHPDQFERYKQFGLNKGFRYVESGPLVRSSYHAEKHLFEI; encoded by the coding sequence ATGATTGATTTGCCTGTTGTCCCTGCAAACCAAATGCAACGCAAGCCTGACTGGCTTAGGGTAAGATTGCCTGTTGGCAAAGAATATGCCCATGTGCGTGGCCTGGTTGATGAGCATAAATTACATACCATATGCGAAAGCGGAAACTGCCCCAATATGGGAGAGTGCTGGGGTGCCGGTACTGCCACATTTATGATATTGGGAAACATTTGTACCCGCTCTTGTTCGTTTTGTGCTGTTGCCACAGGCCGCCCTTTAGCGGTTGATACAGATGAGCCAAACCGGGTTGCTAATTCGGTTAAACTAATGCAGGTAAAGCATTGCGTAATAACCTCTGTGGATCGTGATGACCTTAAAGATGGCGGATCAATTATCTGGGCCGAAACCATTAATGCCATCCGCAGAGAAAGCCCTGATACTACTTTAGAAACCTTATTGCCTGATTTCAGGGGTATTTGGGATAATCTTAACCGCGTGCTTGAAACCAGGCCGGAAGTGGTTTCGCACAACTTGGAAACCGTAAGGCGCTTAACTAAAGAAGTACGCATCCAGGCCAAATATGACCGCAGCCTAGAATGTTTAAAATATATCTCGCAAGCGGGGTTGCGTACCAAATCCGGAATTATGCTGGGCCTCAGTGAAACGGAAGATGACGTACTGGAGGCTATGGATGATTTACTGGAAGCCGGTGTACAAATACTTACTTTAGGGCAATATTTACAGCCTACACGCAGCCATCACCCGGTAATTGACTGGATCCATCCGGATCAGTTTGAACGATACAAACAATTTGGGTTAAATAAAGGTTTTAGATATGTAGAAAGCGGCCCTTTGGTTCGTTCTTCTTACCACGCAGAAAAACATTTATTTGAAATCTGA
- the ytxJ gene encoding bacillithiol system redox-active protein YtxJ: protein MNWTSLESAEQINAIKKQEGYSLIFKHSTRCSISMMVKKRFELDWDQLPANLPLFFLDLIKYRDLSNQVAADFSVHHESPQLLMIKDGECVLDLSHGEVSVEEAMSVMA from the coding sequence ATGAACTGGACATCGCTGGAGTCGGCTGAGCAAATTAATGCTATAAAAAAACAAGAAGGCTATAGTTTAATTTTTAAACATAGCACCCGTTGCTCCATCAGTATGATGGTAAAGAAACGTTTCGAGCTGGATTGGGATCAGTTACCGGCAAATTTACCGCTATTTTTTTTAGACCTGATTAAATACAGGGACCTTTCAAACCAGGTTGCAGCTGATTTTTCAGTTCATCACGAATCGCCACAATTGCTAATGATAAAAGACGGCGAATGCGTGCTTGATCTTTCGCACGGAGAAGTTTCCGTTGAAGAGGCGATGTCAGTAATGGCGTAG
- the ribH gene encoding 6,7-dimethyl-8-ribityllumazine synthase: MATHLKNLSDFSETEVPSAAPYKFGIVVAEWNAGITNALYQGAYESLLEHGAAEQNIVTHQVPGSFELTSGADFLLKTGKFDAIICLGCVIQGETRHFDFICNAVANGLTNVALKYSKPVIFGVLTTDTQQQAVDRAGGKHGNKGIEGAVTAIKMAYLAETLKS; encoded by the coding sequence ATGGCAACACATCTTAAAAACTTGTCTGATTTTTCTGAAACAGAAGTTCCATCTGCGGCTCCCTACAAATTCGGGATTGTTGTTGCCGAATGGAATGCCGGTATCACCAACGCGTTGTACCAGGGTGCTTATGAGAGCCTGCTTGAACACGGCGCTGCGGAGCAAAACATTGTTACACACCAGGTTCCGGGCAGTTTTGAATTAACATCAGGTGCCGATTTCTTGTTAAAAACCGGTAAATTTGATGCTATAATATGCCTTGGCTGTGTTATACAGGGCGAAACAAGGCATTTTGATTTTATTTGCAATGCAGTAGCAAACGGTTTAACCAATGTTGCCTTAAAATATTCAAAACCTGTTATATTTGGGGTATTAACTACTGATACACAGCAACAGGCTGTTGACCGTGCAGGCGGCAAACATGGAAATAAAGGTATTGAAGGTGCCGTAACTGCCATAAAAATGGCTTATCTTGCTGAAACTTTAAAAAGTTAA
- a CDS encoding YfgM family protein — translation MSKTQANTKVVVEEKRLKPSGNFIQENQKSLIFIVGAILVMVVAYVAYQKFYIAPQEIKASNQMHVAQDFWAKKEWDKAIKGDAGYPGFQKIIDDYGNTKAANLAYFYLGTAYLNKGEFQKAIDNLTNYRGNDSMVAAEAYGSTADAYVELKDYDKASTYFKKAADKANNKFLTPLYLKKLGLVYETQNDNKSADETYKKIKSDYPESTEAQNIDEYIARTEAKL, via the coding sequence ATGTCAAAAACCCAGGCCAATACCAAGGTAGTAGTAGAAGAAAAGCGTTTAAAACCATCAGGTAACTTTATCCAGGAGAACCAAAAAAGCCTGATATTTATAGTTGGCGCTATTTTAGTAATGGTTGTTGCTTATGTTGCATATCAAAAATTCTATATAGCTCCACAAGAGATCAAAGCATCAAACCAAATGCACGTTGCACAAGATTTTTGGGCAAAAAAAGAATGGGACAAAGCTATTAAAGGAGATGCCGGCTATCCTGGCTTCCAAAAAATAATTGACGATTACGGCAATACCAAAGCTGCTAATTTGGCCTACTTCTATTTAGGTACGGCTTATTTAAATAAAGGCGAATTTCAAAAAGCTATTGATAATTTAACAAATTATCGCGGCAATGATAGCATGGTGGCTGCCGAAGCATACGGAAGCACTGCTGATGCATATGTTGAATTGAAGGATTATGATAAAGCATCAACCTACTTCAAAAAAGCGGCTGACAAAGCGAACAATAAATTTTTAACCCCTCTATACTTAAAAAAACTTGGGTTAGTTTACGAAACACAGAACGACAATAAATCGGCTGATGAAACGTATAAAAAAATAAAAAGCGATTATCCTGAAAGTACAGAAGCGCAAAATATTGACGAATATATAGCGCGTACCGAAGCAAAGCTTTAA
- the recF gene encoding DNA replication/repair protein RecF (All proteins in this family for which functions are known are DNA-binding proteins that assist the filamentation of RecA onto DNA for the initiation of recombination or recombinational repair.), with amino-acid sequence MYLQQLSVINFKNYAEAGLTFSEGVNVFTGNNGAGKTNLLDAIYYMSLCKSYFNPIDSQQIKQGADFFIVTGNFNRNGKAEHIACSVKRNQKKQFKRNKKDYQRLADHIGLLPLVMVSPYDISIIIEGSDERRKFIDNVISQTDNAYLDELLVYNKVLANRNALLKQIADSGRYDPGLMEVFDEQLSISGSRIFEKRKLFMESFTEIFNKHYSFLSEDAEQVEMVYESQLLQNDLSTLLKKNIEKDRILERTNAGIHKDDLVFAIHGMPMKKFGSQGQQKSFLIALKLAQYSFLDQQNKFKPILLLDDIFDKLDDRRITKLMQMISNHDFGQVFITDTSEERVINIFKKIGVEITLFKVKEGEIDA; translated from the coding sequence ATGTATCTACAGCAATTATCGGTCATAAATTTTAAGAACTACGCGGAAGCCGGGCTAACATTTAGCGAGGGAGTTAACGTTTTTACCGGTAATAATGGTGCCGGAAAAACCAATTTGCTGGATGCTATATACTACATGTCTCTGTGCAAAAGTTATTTTAACCCAATTGATAGCCAGCAAATAAAGCAGGGGGCTGATTTTTTTATCGTAACCGGTAATTTTAACAGGAATGGTAAAGCCGAGCATATTGCCTGCTCTGTAAAGCGCAATCAAAAGAAGCAATTTAAGCGCAATAAAAAAGATTATCAGCGCCTGGCGGATCACATAGGGTTACTTCCGCTGGTAATGGTGTCGCCTTACGACATCAGCATTATTATAGAAGGCAGTGATGAACGGAGGAAATTTATTGATAATGTAATCTCGCAAACCGACAATGCCTATCTTGATGAATTACTGGTATATAATAAGGTGTTGGCTAACCGAAATGCACTGCTAAAGCAAATTGCTGACAGCGGTCGGTACGATCCGGGATTGATGGAGGTTTTTGACGAACAATTGTCCATTTCGGGGAGCCGGATATTTGAGAAACGCAAGCTTTTTATGGAAAGCTTTACTGAAATTTTCAATAAGCACTACAGTTTTTTAAGTGAGGATGCGGAGCAGGTTGAAATGGTTTACGAATCGCAACTGTTACAAAATGACCTGTCAACGCTGTTGAAAAAGAATATTGAAAAAGACAGGATACTTGAGCGTACCAATGCCGGCATTCATAAAGATGACCTGGTTTTTGCTATTCATGGCATGCCCATGAAAAAGTTTGGTTCACAGGGGCAGCAAAAATCTTTTTTAATAGCTTTAAAATTAGCACAATACAGTTTTTTGGATCAGCAGAATAAGTTTAAGCCAATATTACTACTCGATGATATTTTTGATAAGCTTGATGATCGAAGGATTACTAAATTGATGCAGATGATTTCCAACCACGATTTTGGACAGGTATTTATTACAGATACCAGCGAAGAGCGGGTGATAAATATATTTAAGAAAATAGGGGTGGAAATAACATTGTTTAAGGTAAAGGAAGGGGAGATTGATGCGTAA
- a CDS encoding DUF721 domain-containing protein, whose amino-acid sequence MRKANDKSLKEAIEQMLNVYKIKRKFDETSIIAHWPELVGKPVANRTKELFIHDKKLFLRVESSVIKNELMMMREQIIEKINDEAKTNLVEEIIFL is encoded by the coding sequence ATGCGTAAGGCTAACGATAAATCATTAAAAGAAGCTATTGAGCAAATGCTTAATGTTTACAAAATTAAGCGCAAGTTTGACGAAACATCTATAATAGCGCATTGGCCCGAACTGGTTGGCAAGCCTGTAGCTAACCGCACAAAAGAATTGTTTATTCACGACAAAAAACTTTTCCTGCGGGTGGAGTCGTCAGTAATAAAAAATGAACTGATGATGATGCGTGAGCAAATAATTGAAAAAATAAATGATGAAGCTAAAACGAATTTAGTTGAAGAAATTATTTTCCTTTAG
- a CDS encoding nucleoside-diphosphate kinase, which produces MSNNKTFTMIKPDAVANGHIGAILDQIIKAGFKINAMKYIALTEQTAGKFYEVHKERPFYGELVGFMSSGPIVAAILEKDNAVEDFRKLIGATDPAKAEAGTIRQLFAESIGANAIHGSDSSENAKIEGDFFFSALEKF; this is translated from the coding sequence ATGAGTAACAATAAAACATTTACCATGATTAAGCCTGATGCTGTTGCAAACGGGCATATCGGTGCAATTTTAGATCAAATAATAAAGGCTGGTTTTAAAATCAATGCTATGAAATACATCGCATTAACAGAGCAAACTGCCGGAAAATTTTACGAAGTTCATAAAGAACGCCCATTTTACGGCGAACTTGTAGGCTTTATGTCATCAGGCCCTATTGTAGCCGCTATTTTAGAAAAAGACAACGCAGTTGAAGACTTCCGTAAACTGATTGGTGCTACTGATCCTGCAAAGGCTGAAGCCGGAACTATCCGCCAGTTATTTGCTGAGTCAATCGGAGCAAATGCCATTCACGGATCTGACTCTTCTGAAAATGCAAAAATTGAAGGCGACTTCTTTTTCTCCGCACTTGAAAAGTTCTAA
- a CDS encoding DHH family phosphoesterase, with translation MLDTASLIKLLAQPQKIVITTHHKPDGDAMGSSLGLYNYLIQQGHHTKVITPTDYPDFLSWLPGNGEVIIYTEQTSEAAELIAGADMIFCLDFNALNRINEMGALVGESSAIKIMIDHHLEPQDFDDYRYWDINACATAQLIYTFITDELNNKKLINKDVATCLYTGIMTDSASFSLPKTTSAVHRIIADLIDEGAVNWQIHEQIYKNSSENRLRFLGICLSERLEVLHEFNTAIIAVPKADLEKYDVITGDTEGIVNYALSIAGVKLAAFIVERNDRVKLSLRSKGEFPANEICKKYFEGGGHRNAAGGVSSGSLEEVVNQFKLILPEYKKLLIQ, from the coding sequence ATGTTAGATACAGCCTCGCTTATAAAACTTTTAGCGCAGCCCCAAAAAATAGTAATTACTACTCATCACAAGCCTGATGGTGATGCTATGGGCTCGTCGCTTGGTTTATATAATTATCTTATACAGCAGGGCCATCATACTAAGGTTATTACACCTACTGATTATCCCGATTTTTTAAGCTGGCTGCCTGGCAACGGCGAAGTTATAATTTATACAGAGCAAACTTCAGAGGCTGCGGAACTTATTGCCGGCGCTGATATGATATTTTGTCTGGATTTTAATGCGCTTAACCGGATTAATGAAATGGGTGCCCTTGTTGGTGAGAGCAGTGCAATTAAAATAATGATCGACCACCACCTGGAACCGCAGGATTTTGATGATTACCGTTACTGGGATATCAACGCATGTGCTACAGCACAATTAATATACACCTTCATTACTGACGAGCTTAATAACAAGAAGTTAATTAACAAGGACGTAGCCACCTGTTTATATACTGGTATAATGACGGATTCGGCTTCATTCTCATTACCTAAAACAACTTCTGCGGTACACCGCATTATTGCAGATTTGATTGATGAGGGGGCTGTTAACTGGCAAATCCACGAACAGATATACAAAAACTCGTCTGAAAACCGTTTACGCTTTTTAGGCATCTGCCTTTCGGAGCGGCTGGAAGTTTTGCATGAATTTAATACCGCAATAATAGCAGTGCCTAAGGCCGATCTGGAAAAATATGATGTTATAACCGGAGATACAGAAGGAATAGTTAACTATGCATTGTCAATAGCCGGGGTTAAACTGGCTGCATTTATTGTTGAACGGAATGACAGGGTGAAGCTTTCATTACGTTCAAAAGGAGAGTTTCCGGCTAATGAGATCTGCAAAAAATACTTTGAAGGCGGCGGTCATCGTAATGCCGCCGGCGGCGTGTCATCGGGTAGCCTTGAAGAGGTTGTCAACCAATTTAAATTAATATTACCTGAATATAAAAAACTATTAATACAATAA
- a CDS encoding FKBP-type peptidyl-prolyl cis-trans isomerase: MKKQLMFLALAAIGLASCNGGFNKGEGGLLYKIVDDKSGPSIKEGDFMVFNYTVKNDADSVMQSTFEKGQPQPLTMPSLKGQPAGNIMSVFSLLSEGDSAIIKINIDTMTKGHPRPKELKGKYIVYVIKMEKVIAKGNLSPEVFQGRIQAYQKTIADAAKAKEPAAIKKYIADNNLKVTTTPSGLNYVITTPGSGPVAAAGDTVVVNYVGTFVNGKGFDTNIKSEAVKLKLPVSPMNPYKPIRFPLGVQGMIQGWNEAFLLFNKGTKAKMVLPSSLAYGEQGSQIIGPYTPLVFEIELVDIVHPNPNAPKPVQLPPPVVQSEQPVKK, from the coding sequence ATGAAAAAACAACTGATGTTTTTAGCGCTTGCAGCAATTGGTTTAGCAAGTTGTAATGGTGGCTTTAACAAGGGCGAAGGAGGTTTACTATATAAAATAGTTGACGATAAATCTGGCCCAAGCATTAAAGAAGGCGATTTTATGGTGTTTAATTATACAGTAAAAAATGATGCCGACTCCGTAATGCAAAGCACATTTGAAAAAGGCCAGCCGCAGCCATTAACTATGCCAAGCCTTAAAGGCCAGCCGGCAGGAAATATCATGTCGGTATTTTCGTTGCTTAGCGAAGGGGACAGTGCTATCATCAAAATAAATATTGATACGATGACTAAAGGCCACCCAAGGCCTAAAGAATTAAAAGGTAAATACATAGTATATGTAATAAAAATGGAAAAGGTGATAGCTAAGGGTAACCTTAGCCCTGAAGTTTTCCAGGGGCGGATACAGGCTTACCAAAAAACAATAGCTGATGCAGCGAAAGCAAAAGAGCCTGCAGCCATAAAAAAATATATTGCCGACAATAACCTTAAAGTTACCACAACTCCATCAGGTTTAAACTACGTGATTACAACACCTGGAAGCGGGCCTGTTGCTGCTGCCGGCGATACTGTAGTTGTAAATTACGTTGGTACATTTGTAAATGGCAAAGGTTTTGATACCAATATAAAATCTGAAGCGGTTAAATTAAAATTACCTGTCAGTCCGATGAATCCTTATAAACCTATTCGTTTCCCGCTTGGTGTACAAGGAATGATCCAGGGTTGGAACGAAGCATTTTTATTGTTTAACAAAGGTACAAAAGCTAAAATGGTGTTGCCTTCAAGCCTTGCTTATGGCGAACAGGGAAGCCAGATAATTGGCCCATATACCCCGCTTGTATTTGAGATTGAATTGGTTGATATTGTTCATCCAAATCCAAATGCGCCAAAGCCGGTTCAATTGCCGCCGCCGGTTGTACAATCAGAACAGCCAGTAAAGAAATAA
- a CDS encoding FKBP-type peptidyl-prolyl cis-trans isomerase, which yields MKYILFIFASILAVNVNAQSAMQRTPKGALYQIYTHNTGDKIKEGDIITFQYIQKTDKDSVLYSTYASGRVGQARIQPSQNVADLMEVFPLLAVNDSVLVKVPTDSLFMGHEDKRPPFFPKGSNLDFTIKILKAQSMDAFMGEMKSAEIAGADKYIADHKLNLQTTASGLKYVITQPSTKRKPVNGDTLLVNYTGKGLDDKVFDTSIEANAKAAGLQQEGRHYEPLQLAIGAGGIIAGWEEGLLLLNEGSKATFVIPSKLAYGETGYQGIAPFSTLVFDVELVKIIPAKHTATPGAKTPVKKAGYKKKTTIKKN from the coding sequence ATGAAATATATCCTATTTATTTTTGCTTCAATATTAGCAGTTAATGTTAATGCGCAGAGTGCTATGCAACGCACACCAAAAGGCGCATTGTACCAGATTTATACCCATAATACGGGCGATAAAATTAAGGAAGGTGATATCATTACATTCCAGTACATCCAAAAGACGGATAAGGACTCGGTACTATACAGTACGTACGCCAGTGGCCGCGTTGGTCAGGCCAGGATCCAGCCTTCGCAAAATGTGGCTGATTTGATGGAAGTGTTCCCGCTGCTAGCTGTTAATGACAGCGTGTTGGTTAAAGTACCTACGGATTCCTTATTTATGGGACATGAGGACAAACGTCCGCCTTTTTTTCCTAAAGGCAGCAACCTGGATTTTACTATCAAAATTTTAAAAGCGCAATCAATGGATGCCTTTATGGGCGAAATGAAGAGCGCTGAAATTGCAGGCGCCGATAAATATATTGCGGATCATAAGCTTAACTTACAAACAACGGCAAGCGGGTTAAAATATGTAATTACCCAGCCATCAACAAAGCGGAAACCTGTTAATGGTGATACTTTGCTGGTAAATTATACCGGCAAAGGCCTTGATGATAAAGTTTTTGATACCAGTATAGAAGCTAACGCGAAGGCTGCGGGTTTGCAGCAGGAGGGCCGTCACTACGAGCCTTTGCAGCTAGCAATTGGAGCCGGCGGAATTATTGCTGGCTGGGAAGAAGGTTTACTTTTATTGAACGAAGGTTCAAAAGCAACCTTTGTCATTCCGTCTAAACTTGCTTACGGTGAAACCGGATACCAGGGAATAGCACCATTTAGTACTTTGGTGTTTGATGTGGAACTGGTAAAAATTATACCCGCCAAACATACAGCAACGCCCGGAGCCAAAACACCGGTTAAAAAAGCTGGTTATAAAAAGAAAACCACGATAAAGAAAAATTAA
- a CDS encoding TatD family hydrolase — MLLTDTHTHLYYETDDAKRNELVRRCKETGVGRLFLPNVDVASIPMAYALESAFPDLCFPMLGMHPCSVKENWEEELAIIEQAIHQHKIYAIGEIGIDLYWDKTTLPEQILAFRKQIGWAKSLKLPINIHCRDAFNEVYEILLQEKDDDLRGIFHCFGGTLEQANKLIELDFYLGIGGVVTYKNSGLDQVVAKVDLNHIVLETDSPYLAPVPYRGKPNESSYLIYVAQKVAELHQTDLETVAAITTENSKKVFGV, encoded by the coding sequence ATGTTACTTACCGATACGCATACCCATTTGTATTATGAAACAGATGATGCCAAAAGGAATGAGTTGGTACGGCGGTGTAAAGAAACTGGCGTAGGCCGTTTATTTTTACCCAATGTTGACGTGGCATCCATCCCGATGGCTTACGCGCTTGAGTCCGCTTTCCCCGATCTGTGTTTTCCCATGCTTGGAATGCACCCCTGCTCCGTTAAAGAAAACTGGGAGGAGGAACTAGCAATAATTGAACAGGCCATTCATCAGCATAAAATATACGCCATAGGCGAAATAGGTATCGACCTTTACTGGGACAAAACCACACTGCCGGAGCAAATACTGGCATTCAGGAAACAAATAGGCTGGGCCAAGTCATTAAAACTTCCAATCAATATCCATTGCCGCGACGCATTTAATGAAGTTTATGAGATATTGCTACAGGAAAAGGATGATGATTTGAGAGGAATCTTCCATTGTTTTGGCGGCACACTTGAGCAGGCCAATAAATTAATTGAGCTGGATTTTTACCTGGGAATAGGCGGAGTGGTAACTTATAAAAATTCGGGACTTGATCAGGTTGTAGCGAAAGTTGATTTAAATCATATAGTTTTAGAAACAGATTCTCCGTACCTTGCACCCGTTCCGTACCGGGGCAAACCTAATGAAAGCTCTTATTTGATTTATGTTGCCCAAAAAGTTGCTGAACTGCATCAAACAGATCTTGAAACGGTGGCCGCTATTACCACTGAAAATTCAAAAAAGGTATTTGGTGTATGA
- a CDS encoding asparaginase, producing the protein MSQILIIYTGGTIGMMSDPLTKVLKPINFEQIMDNVPELEKLNCKIKVHSFEQIIDSSNMNPAIWSELASLIQSNYDDVDGFVILHGSDTMAFTASALSFMLEDLGKPVIFTGSQLPISAIRTDAKENLMTSIEIAKAKKHDRARVPEVCIYFDYKLFRGNRSFKYNSSKFEAFRSPNYPILAESGVHLRFSVNDIRHPQEGEGLKVHKNLVSDVAVLKLYPGISPKVVETILTADVRGIVMETFGAGNTTTDQWFIDLLKNAIDSGKVILDISQCKVGTVELGRYETSKHLKDVGVANGYDMTYESAVTKMMYLLGQFENPQDVKQYLETDIRGEITVS; encoded by the coding sequence ATGAGCCAGATATTGATCATTTATACCGGAGGGACAATTGGTATGATGAGCGACCCGTTAACTAAGGTGCTCAAACCGATCAATTTTGAGCAGATAATGGATAATGTGCCTGAATTAGAGAAACTTAATTGCAAAATTAAAGTACACTCATTTGAGCAAATAATTGATTCGTCAAATATGAATCCGGCCATTTGGAGCGAATTAGCAAGCCTTATCCAGTCAAATTATGACGATGTTGATGGATTTGTAATCCTGCACGGTTCTGATACAATGGCATTCACTGCTTCGGCACTAAGCTTTATGCTGGAGGACTTGGGCAAGCCGGTAATATTTACAGGCTCGCAGCTTCCTATCAGCGCTATTCGGACAGACGCCAAAGAAAATTTAATGACCTCTATTGAAATAGCCAAAGCCAAAAAGCACGATCGTGCGCGTGTTCCCGAGGTTTGTATCTATTTTGATTACAAGCTATTCAGGGGTAACCGCTCGTTCAAATATAATTCGTCAAAGTTCGAGGCATTCCGTTCGCCAAACTATCCTATCCTGGCCGAATCAGGCGTGCACCTTCGCTTTAGCGTAAATGATATCAGGCATCCCCAAGAAGGCGAAGGCCTGAAGGTTCATAAAAACCTGGTGAGTGATGTAGCTGTGTTGAAACTATATCCGGGCATTAGCCCTAAAGTTGTGGAAACTATCTTGACAGCAGATGTAAGGGGCATAGTAATGGAAACCTTTGGTGCAGGCAATACCACAACCGACCAATGGTTTATTGACCTGTTAAAGAACGCTATCGATAGCGGTAAAGTGATCCTGGATATCTCTCAATGCAAAGTAGGTACTGTTGAACTTGGCCGTTATGAAACCAGCAAACATCTGAAAGATGTAGGTGTAGCCAACGGTTATGATATGACCTATGAGTCCGCCGTCACCAAAATGATGTACCTGCTGGGCCAGTTCGAAAACCCACAGGATGTTAAACAGTATTTGGAAACGGATATCAGAGGTGAGATAACGGTATCGTAA
- a CDS encoding KTSC domain-containing protein, with product MKKIVDYRKLLNVGEAAELQELKTIYRGLMKTWHPDKFQDSAESRLEAEEKSKTIIEAYHFLVSIAPETRNQSFAEYTITTTTSNISDFEYKSQVLTVSFLDGNTYEYFDVPKEVYRKFINADSPGRFARRHIFNNYVYRSTSKLAATA from the coding sequence ATGAAAAAAATTGTCGATTACAGGAAGCTGTTAAATGTAGGTGAAGCAGCAGAATTGCAAGAATTAAAAACCATTTACCGGGGCCTGATGAAAACCTGGCACCCTGATAAATTTCAGGATAGCGCCGAAAGCAGGTTAGAAGCCGAGGAAAAAAGCAAAACTATAATTGAAGCATATCATTTCCTGGTGAGCATAGCACCCGAAACCCGTAATCAGTCTTTCGCGGAATATACCATTACCACAACCACTTCTAACATTTCTGATTTTGAGTATAAATCACAAGTGTTAACCGTGAGCTTTTTAGATGGTAACACGTATGAGTATTTTGATGTTCCCAAAGAAGTCTACCGGAAATTTATAAATGCAGACTCTCCCGGCAGATTTGCCCGCAGGCATATTTTTAACAACTACGTTTACCGCAGTACCAGTAAACTGGCAGCAACAGCATAA